A portion of the Thermosediminibacter oceani DSM 16646 genome contains these proteins:
- a CDS encoding tRNA (adenine-N1)-methyltransferase codes for MQSGFATKRVIIGPDGFKKVVDIASPNKIGLPNGQIDSTVLAGVSPGGSFEVNGTVYHVLTCDMFDYVMHYLKRRTQIVYPKEGAYILMRLDVSPGKRVGEAGTGSGAFTVCLSRAVGPEGRVYTYEQREEFHKLAEKNIRGFSEFDNVVMHNKSITEGIEERDLDAFFLDVREPWEVIAEVRKALKPAGHLGILVPTANQVSETMKSLNENGFYISEVVEIMMRKYKLVPERLRPEDLMVGHTGYLIFARKLGE; via the coding sequence ATGCAGTCGGGATTTGCAACAAAAAGGGTCATAATAGGGCCCGATGGGTTTAAAAAAGTGGTCGATATCGCTTCGCCGAACAAAATAGGATTGCCCAACGGACAAATAGATTCGACTGTGCTTGCTGGCGTAAGCCCTGGGGGCAGCTTCGAGGTCAACGGTACGGTGTACCATGTGCTGACTTGTGACATGTTCGATTACGTAATGCACTACCTTAAACGGCGCACCCAGATCGTGTATCCCAAAGAGGGAGCTTATATACTCATGCGCCTCGACGTCTCTCCGGGCAAGCGGGTGGGGGAAGCCGGCACCGGCTCCGGAGCCTTCACTGTGTGCCTTTCCCGGGCTGTGGGACCCGAGGGCAGAGTGTACACCTACGAGCAGCGGGAGGAGTTTCACAAGCTCGCCGAGAAGAACATCAGGGGCTTTTCTGAATTCGATAATGTTGTGATGCACAACAAATCCATCACCGAAGGGATAGAGGAAAGGGATCTGGATGCCTTTTTCCTGGACGTGAGGGAACCCTGGGAAGTTATTGCCGAGGTCAGGAAAGCGCTGAAACCCGCCGGCCACCTGGGCATCCTGGTTCCGACGGCGAACCAGGTTTCCGAGACCATGAAGTCCCTTAATGAGAACGGCTTTTACATCTCCGAGGTCGTCGAAATCATGATGAGGAAGTACAAGCTGGTCCCGGAAAGATTAAGGCCCGAGGACCTGATGGTAGGACATACAGGATATCTGATTTTTGCAAGAAAATTGGGAGAGTGA
- a CDS encoding transcription repressor NadR, whose translation MNAEERRARIVEILKAERKPVSGGDLAKIFNVTRQVIVQDIAILRASGKDIIATSQGYMIMEPLGFITKKVACRHGREETHEELMAFVECGCRVVDVIVEHPIYGEIHGMLMLNSSEDVEDFMRKMEQHNAALLSQLTQGVHLHTIQAINEDSIKKACEILKRKGILLE comes from the coding sequence ATGAATGCCGAAGAGAGAAGAGCAAGAATTGTGGAAATCCTAAAAGCGGAGAGAAAACCGGTTTCCGGCGGTGATCTCGCAAAGATTTTCAACGTGACCAGGCAGGTTATCGTTCAGGATATAGCCATCCTCCGGGCATCGGGTAAAGATATAATAGCCACATCCCAGGGTTACATGATAATGGAGCCCCTGGGCTTCATAACGAAAAAGGTGGCGTGCCGCCACGGCAGGGAGGAAACGCACGAGGAGCTCATGGCTTTCGTGGAATGCGGCTGCAGGGTGGTCGACGTGATAGTGGAACATCCCATATACGGCGAAATCCATGGTATGCTCATGCTCAACAGCTCCGAAGACGTGGAAGATTTTATGAGAAAAATGGAACAGCACAACGCCGCCCTCCTTTCCCAGCTCACCCAGGGGGTGCACCTGCACACGATCCAGGCCATAAACGAGGACTCCATCAAAAAGGCCTGTGAAATCCTGAAAAGAAAGGGAATACTGTTGGAATGA
- a CDS encoding YkoF family thiamine/hydroxymethylpyrimidine-binding protein, with protein sequence MFTCQVSLFPLGREDYERVVLKSLQSLEEFDVDVDVTPLSTLIRGSEEEVWKAVRALYDAGAREGGKVVMFLTMTNRTGKGS encoded by the coding sequence ATGTTCACATGCCAGGTGTCCCTCTTCCCGCTGGGAAGGGAGGATTACGAGAGGGTTGTGCTCAAATCTCTACAATCCCTCGAGGAGTTTGACGTGGACGTGGATGTGACTCCTTTGAGCACCCTTATTCGCGGCAGCGAAGAAGAAGTGTGGAAGGCGGTGCGGGCCCTTTATGACGCGGGAGCCCGCGAGGGCGGGAAGGTGGTTATGTTTTTGACGATGACGAACAGAACCGGGAAAGGCAGCTGA
- a CDS encoding IS1182 family transposase, whose protein sequence is MLTKKNREIIEQVELVSIDSLVPQDHLLRAVEESIDFNFIYDEVKDLYSENTGRPSIDPVVLIKLLMLQALYGIRSMRQTIREVEVNVAYRWFLGYGLQEKIPHFSTFGKNYERRFKESDLFEKIFERVLMEAIECGFVKTDAVFIDATHIKASANKNKYIEKVAKQRTQKYKKELLKEINAEREANGKKPFEEEDDDDDNNKGENSSKKVRVSTTDPESGMFQKGEKERCFAYTASVACDRNNFVLGVKIAPGNVHDSQVFSDLFQEVNDKFSKIEAVVVDAGYKTPGICREIIEAGALPVMPYKRPMTKDGYFKKREYVYDEYYDCYICPNNQILEYSTTNRAGYREYRSNPQICCKCPMRLQCTKSKNYTKIITRHIWEHYIEIAEDIRHTQWGKELYKMRGQTIERVFADAKEKHGMRYTNLRGLRKVGHYLTLLFACMNLKKLALWKKRRGTFPPTVPALHSFFLKIFFAFNKKPLLGYAS, encoded by the coding sequence ATGTTAACGAAGAAAAATCGAGAAATAATAGAGCAGGTAGAATTAGTAAGCATCGATAGCTTAGTACCTCAAGACCATCTCCTTAGGGCAGTAGAAGAAAGCATCGACTTTAATTTCATTTATGATGAAGTAAAAGACCTATATAGCGAAAATACAGGAAGACCTAGTATTGACCCGGTAGTGTTAATTAAGCTACTCATGCTCCAAGCATTGTATGGAATCCGCTCCATGCGCCAAACCATCAGAGAAGTAGAAGTCAATGTAGCTTACCGTTGGTTTTTAGGCTATGGATTACAAGAAAAAATACCTCACTTTTCAACTTTTGGAAAAAACTATGAACGGCGGTTTAAGGAAAGTGATCTATTTGAAAAGATATTCGAGCGGGTGTTGATGGAAGCAATAGAATGCGGGTTTGTTAAAACAGATGCAGTATTTATCGATGCTACTCACATAAAAGCCAGTGCCAATAAGAATAAATATATCGAGAAAGTCGCTAAGCAACGGACTCAAAAATATAAGAAAGAACTTTTAAAAGAAATCAACGCCGAACGGGAAGCAAACGGTAAAAAGCCCTTTGAAGAAGAAGATGATGATGACGATAACAACAAAGGAGAAAATAGCTCTAAAAAAGTCAGGGTAAGCACCACAGATCCTGAAAGTGGGATGTTTCAAAAAGGGGAAAAAGAGCGCTGCTTTGCCTACACAGCTTCTGTAGCCTGTGACCGGAACAACTTTGTCCTTGGTGTCAAAATAGCACCTGGAAATGTTCATGACAGCCAGGTATTCTCCGATTTATTTCAAGAAGTAAACGATAAATTTTCTAAAATAGAGGCGGTAGTGGTTGATGCAGGCTACAAAACCCCCGGGATATGCAGAGAAATCATTGAGGCAGGAGCGCTTCCCGTTATGCCCTACAAGAGGCCGATGACCAAAGATGGCTACTTTAAAAAACGCGAATACGTCTATGACGAATATTATGATTGTTACATATGCCCCAACAACCAAATATTAGAATACAGCACCACCAACCGGGCGGGATACCGGGAATATAGGAGCAACCCCCAAATATGCTGTAAATGTCCCATGCGCCTACAGTGCACCAAAAGTAAAAATTACACAAAAATCATAACTCGGCATATATGGGAGCATTACATAGAAATAGCGGAAGATATAAGACACACCCAATGGGGTAAAGAACTATACAAAATGCGCGGCCAGACCATCGAGCGGGTATTTGCCGATGCGAAGGAAAAGCATGGCATGCGCTATACAAATCTACGAGGCTTGAGGAAAGTTGGACATTACCTCACGCTTCTTTTCGCATGCATGAATTTAAAAAAGCTGGCTTTATGGAAGAAAAGACGGGGAACGTTTCCGCCAACAGTCCCCGCTTTACATTCGTTTTTCTTAAAAATTTTCTTCGCCTTCAACAAAAAGCCGCTTTTAGGTTATGCATCCTAA
- the mobA gene encoding molybdenum cofactor guanylyltransferase, which yields MGEFSAVILNGGKSSRISVKNKGLLEIGGMTILERILAVLDPLFEDILVISNSPGEIDYFKGRCRIFKDEVKGLGPIGGIYTGLKKMKNQAGFFVACDMPFLNAELIRDLLKSSEGFDAVCPRCREMIEPLHAVYSKKCIGAIEALIKKKGSIRVRDLLAMVRTRYIDVDTEKIHLVFFNINTREDYERALLLEKDFLNMEK from the coding sequence GTGGGGGAATTTTCGGCGGTCATATTAAACGGGGGTAAGTCTTCCCGAATATCCGTAAAGAACAAAGGCCTCCTGGAGATAGGAGGAATGACCATCCTGGAAAGGATCCTTGCTGTGCTGGACCCCTTATTTGAGGACATTCTGGTCATATCCAACTCCCCCGGGGAAATCGATTATTTCAAAGGCCGCTGCCGCATATTCAAGGATGAGGTAAAAGGGCTGGGTCCTATCGGGGGCATTTACACAGGACTTAAGAAAATGAAAAACCAAGCCGGGTTTTTCGTGGCATGCGACATGCCCTTTTTGAACGCGGAACTCATAAGGGATCTCCTCAAAAGCTCCGAAGGCTTCGACGCGGTATGTCCCCGGTGCCGGGAGATGATAGAACCCCTTCACGCCGTTTACAGCAAAAAATGCATCGGTGCAATAGAAGCTCTTATTAAAAAGAAAGGCTCCATCCGGGTCCGGGATCTGCTTGCCATGGTCAGGACCAGGTACATAGATGTGGATACGGAAAAAATCCACTTGGTTTTTTTTAACATAAATACAAGGGAAGACTATGAAAGAGCGCTGTTGTTGGAAAAGGATTTCCTCAATATGGAGAAATAG
- a CDS encoding ribonucleoside triphosphate reductase, translated as MLTQIIKRDGTVQKFDREKIENAIFKAARAVGGSDRTIAQRLTDEVIKILEKRYRGSVPTVENVQDTVEKVLIENGHARTAKAYILYRKQHQDMREFRKVFLDIEDTVDNYIGRTDWRINENSNMGFSLQGLNNHISSAVISKYWLSKIYPEEVRNAHISGDFHIHDLGLLSVYCCGWDLRDLLLSGFTGVKGKVASKPPRHFRSALGQIVNFFYTLQGEAAGAQALSNFDTYLAPFIHYDGLSYKEVKQAMQEFIFNLNVPTRVGFQTPFVNITLDLVPPEIIAREPVIIGGQLMDRTYGEFQKEMDMLNMAFAEVMMEGDANGRIFTFPIPTYNITKEFDWDNPVVDKIMEMTAKYGLPYFSNFINSDMKPEDVRSMCCRLRLDNRELRKRGGGLFGANPLTGSIGVVTINMPRIGYTAKSEDEFFDKLSRLMDIARTSLEIKRKVLERMTREGLYPYARFYLRDVYERFGAYWQNHFNTIGLVGMNEALMNFMGCGIADPEGRNFALKVLDFMRERISRYQEETGELYNLEATPAEGASYRLARKDREIFGEKIITCGQDEPYYTNSTQLPVDFTEDVFAALDHQDELQCKYTGGTVFHMFLGEKMDKDTCKALVRKIAENYRLPYYTVTPTFSVCGEHGYISGEHFQCPSCVRECEVYSRIVGYYRPVQCWNNGKKAEFADRREYRIYAVNI; from the coding sequence ATGTTGACTCAAATTATTAAGAGGGATGGGACGGTTCAAAAATTCGACAGAGAAAAAATAGAAAATGCTATTTTTAAGGCTGCCAGGGCCGTAGGCGGCAGCGACAGGACCATCGCGCAGCGCCTAACCGACGAAGTAATAAAAATCCTGGAAAAAAGATACCGGGGCTCGGTGCCCACGGTGGAGAACGTCCAGGATACAGTCGAAAAGGTGCTTATCGAAAACGGCCATGCCAGGACCGCAAAAGCGTACATACTGTACAGGAAGCAGCACCAGGACATGCGGGAATTCCGCAAAGTTTTCCTGGACATCGAGGATACGGTGGACAATTACATAGGCAGGACCGACTGGAGGATCAACGAAAACAGCAATATGGGCTTCTCGCTGCAGGGCCTCAACAACCACATATCCAGCGCGGTCATTTCTAAATACTGGCTCAGCAAGATCTACCCCGAAGAGGTGAGAAACGCCCACATCAGCGGAGATTTTCACATCCATGACCTGGGACTCCTTTCGGTTTACTGCTGCGGCTGGGACCTGAGGGATCTTTTGCTCTCGGGCTTTACGGGGGTCAAGGGAAAGGTTGCCAGCAAACCGCCCAGGCACTTCAGGTCCGCCCTGGGGCAGATAGTTAATTTCTTTTACACCCTGCAGGGAGAAGCCGCCGGAGCCCAAGCTCTTAGCAACTTCGACACTTACCTTGCTCCGTTTATTCATTACGACGGCCTTAGCTACAAGGAAGTCAAGCAGGCGATGCAGGAATTCATATTCAACCTGAACGTACCGACCAGAGTGGGCTTTCAGACTCCCTTTGTAAATATTACGCTGGACCTGGTACCGCCGGAGATAATAGCCAGGGAGCCTGTCATCATCGGCGGCCAGTTAATGGACAGGACCTACGGCGAATTTCAGAAAGAAATGGACATGCTGAACATGGCCTTCGCCGAGGTAATGATGGAGGGAGATGCCAACGGCCGGATTTTCACCTTCCCCATCCCGACCTATAATATAACAAAGGAGTTCGACTGGGATAACCCCGTTGTCGATAAAATAATGGAGATGACGGCCAAGTACGGCCTGCCCTATTTTTCCAATTTCATAAACAGCGACATGAAGCCTGAAGATGTGCGCTCGATGTGCTGCCGCCTCCGTTTGGACAACCGCGAGCTTAGAAAGCGAGGCGGCGGCCTCTTCGGAGCCAACCCCCTGACCGGCTCCATAGGCGTTGTGACGATAAACATGCCCAGGATCGGTTACACAGCAAAGAGCGAAGACGAATTTTTCGACAAGCTTTCCCGGCTCATGGACATTGCCAGGACAAGCCTGGAGATAAAGCGCAAGGTGCTGGAGAGAATGACGAGGGAAGGGCTTTACCCCTACGCCAGATTTTACCTTAGGGATGTCTACGAGCGGTTCGGTGCCTACTGGCAGAACCATTTCAACACCATCGGCCTCGTGGGCATGAACGAAGCCCTGATGAATTTCATGGGGTGCGGTATCGCGGACCCGGAGGGCAGGAACTTCGCGCTTAAAGTGCTGGACTTCATGAGGGAAAGGATTTCCCGTTACCAGGAGGAAACCGGTGAACTCTACAACTTGGAAGCCACCCCGGCGGAAGGTGCTTCCTATAGACTTGCGAGAAAGGATAGGGAGATTTTCGGCGAAAAGATCATAACCTGCGGCCAGGACGAGCCCTACTACACCAACTCCACCCAGCTCCCGGTGGATTTCACCGAGGACGTATTCGCCGCCCTGGACCATCAAGATGAGCTGCAGTGCAAGTACACCGGCGGTACCGTTTTCCACATGTTCCTGGGAGAAAAGATGGACAAAGACACCTGCAAGGCCCTGGTGAGAAAAATAGCGGAAAATTACCGCCTGCCTTATTACACCGTGACTCCCACGTTCTCGGTATGCGGGGAACACGGCTACATCTCCGGGGAGCACTTCCAATGCCCCAGCTGCGTGCGGGAATGCGAGGTTTACAGCCGGATAGTGGGCTACTACAGGCCCGTCCAGTGCTGGAACAACGGCAAGAAGGCGGAATTTGCCGATAGAAGGGAATACAGGATATATGCCGTTAATATATGA
- a CDS encoding anaerobic ribonucleoside-triphosphate reductase activating protein, translating into MPLIYDFMPVSAADYPGVVACTVFLPGCNFRCPYCHNGPLVTGSPKGKVPESVFFDYLERRKKLIDGVCITGGEPTLWSDLPEFILKLKKRGLKVKLDTNGSRPEVLKELLNKGLLDYVAVDIKTRPERYGIFTADESQIEGVRESVELLKASLADYEFRTTVHEKIHSPEDFEAIGRWLSGAKRYVLQGYRFSEGVLDPEFCGEKPCDGALLERIKESLRESFGEVVIRN; encoded by the coding sequence ATGCCGTTAATATATGACTTCATGCCGGTATCCGCCGCCGATTACCCGGGCGTCGTGGCTTGTACCGTGTTCCTGCCGGGGTGTAATTTCCGGTGCCCGTACTGCCACAACGGCCCGCTGGTAACGGGCAGCCCGAAAGGCAAGGTACCGGAAAGCGTTTTTTTCGATTACCTGGAACGCAGGAAAAAGTTAATTGACGGTGTATGCATAACCGGCGGTGAGCCTACGCTGTGGAGCGACCTTCCGGAGTTTATCTTAAAGCTTAAAAAAAGAGGATTGAAAGTCAAGCTCGATACCAACGGTTCCAGGCCCGAAGTCTTAAAGGAGCTTCTTAATAAAGGTTTGCTAGACTATGTCGCCGTAGACATAAAAACCCGTCCGGAACGTTACGGCATTTTTACCGCCGATGAAAGTCAGATAGAAGGAGTTAGGGAAAGCGTAGAGCTTTTGAAGGCTTCTTTGGCCGATTACGAGTTCAGGACCACGGTGCACGAAAAAATCCACTCGCCCGAAGACTTTGAGGCAATCGGCCGGTGGCTTTCGGGTGCGAAAAGATACGTGCTCCAGGGATACCGCTTTTCCGAAGGCGTGCTGGACCCGGAGTTTTGTGGGGAAAAGCCCTGTGACGGTGCCCTGCTGGAGAGGATAAAGGAAAGCCTCCGGGAAAGCTTCGGCGAAGTGGTTATACGAAATTAG
- a CDS encoding PTS sugar transporter subunit IIB produces the protein MTIRGVILCSWGATSSALAKKVTDEAKKQGLDVVVDAGGTGEFKKKAEEYDVALLEPQVRHLKKEIESIASKYNIPVDIVDMQAFALMDGKKILNQIIELAKKSGKEV, from the coding sequence ATGACAATACGGGGTGTAATATTATGCAGCTGGGGAGCGACATCGAGTGCCCTTGCAAAAAAAGTTACGGATGAAGCAAAAAAACAGGGCCTTGACGTTGTAGTAGACGCCGGCGGGACGGGGGAATTTAAAAAGAAAGCGGAAGAATACGATGTTGCACTGCTGGAACCTCAAGTAAGGCATCTAAAAAAAGAAATCGAATCGATTGCTTCGAAGTACAATATCCCCGTCGACATCGTCGATATGCAGGCTTTCGCTTTAATGGATGGTAAAAAAATTTTAAATCAAATAATCGAACTTGCTAAAAAAAGTGGTAAAGAAGTTTAA
- a CDS encoding BglG family transcription antiterminator — translation MVKLNGRQLNILKTLLSHPNVRIEDIGNKFDVSRRTVYREIAVVNEFLKDYNLRIANSHEGLIVEGNVADIEKLKLDMIGYRSNIEPKERRKLILSELLQITEPVKLEYFSRKFNVTTSTISYDLKELEEWLKKQGLVLVAKPGYGVYVSGNENSFRKAIAKFLYENFDTSDLINFLRTGYLKKNRFDKNIELRLLNLIDYDTVLKIEKAILRLESEIDFDIVESSYLGLIVHLALAVKRLKNGESIEMGEENLRELKKTEEYRFAQKLAGYLEEELDLTIPEDEIGYVTVHLIGAKYRANAQSYNYKDIENIAEEMIKKGEEIFNINFSNDKLLEEGLKTHLAPTIYRLKMGLDIRNPLLCDIKSKYPLLFEKSDKICDVLREKLNVEIPEDEVGYVAMHFGAALERMKDVAKTYNIMVVCASGIGTSRMLMSKLKIFPQINVVEVASSVKLKDIKDRKDIDLVVSTIPLDIEDKKVVVVNPLLLKEDVEKLKEALNTDFIIEYETKANALKNKNYQEKALHIANYGKRILELCDALVYASVEGRNSDRIIDNILEVLLVKKLIRRNQTAGIKKRLLNRESLGKIVLPGKGFVIYHCAIENLDFPLVVVGRVIDEFKMENLAGDYEKIKTAFLMLAPQEDPESIEVLGDLSASLIEDSNFVEDLNNAASEETTRQKVKEVLMKKYYEEIRRAIL, via the coding sequence ATGGTTAAATTGAACGGGCGCCAACTCAATATTTTAAAAACGCTGCTGTCGCATCCCAATGTGAGAATTGAGGATATTGGAAATAAGTTTGATGTAAGCAGAAGAACAGTTTACAGGGAAATTGCTGTTGTAAATGAGTTTTTAAAGGATTACAACTTGAGAATTGCAAATTCACATGAAGGCTTAATCGTAGAAGGAAATGTTGCGGATATAGAAAAATTGAAGCTTGATATGATAGGTTATAGATCAAATATTGAGCCAAAGGAGAGAAGAAAGCTTATATTATCAGAACTTTTGCAAATTACAGAACCCGTCAAATTGGAATATTTTAGCCGCAAATTCAATGTAACTACGTCCACAATAAGTTATGATTTAAAAGAATTGGAAGAATGGCTTAAAAAGCAGGGACTCGTATTGGTTGCAAAGCCCGGCTATGGAGTTTATGTCTCGGGAAATGAAAATTCGTTTAGAAAGGCCATAGCTAAGTTCCTATATGAGAATTTTGATACATCCGATCTCATTAATTTTTTGAGGACGGGCTATTTGAAAAAGAACAGATTTGACAAAAATATCGAATTAAGGCTTTTGAACCTTATCGACTATGATACTGTACTAAAAATTGAAAAGGCCATTTTAAGGCTTGAATCGGAAATCGACTTTGATATCGTCGAGAGCTCATATCTTGGGCTTATTGTACATCTAGCTCTGGCGGTAAAAAGGTTGAAAAACGGCGAATCGATAGAGATGGGGGAGGAAAATTTAAGGGAGCTTAAAAAGACCGAAGAGTATAGATTTGCCCAGAAATTGGCCGGATATTTGGAAGAAGAGCTGGACTTAACTATACCCGAAGACGAGATCGGCTATGTGACGGTTCACCTAATAGGAGCAAAGTACAGAGCTAATGCGCAAAGTTACAACTACAAAGATATAGAAAATATTGCAGAAGAAATGATTAAAAAAGGAGAAGAAATTTTTAACATAAATTTTTCCAACGATAAACTTTTAGAGGAAGGTTTAAAAACTCATCTGGCACCGACGATATACAGGCTCAAAATGGGGCTGGACATCAGGAATCCTTTGCTTTGCGATATAAAATCTAAATACCCCCTGCTCTTTGAAAAAAGTGATAAAATTTGCGATGTTCTGAGGGAAAAGTTGAATGTCGAAATCCCCGAAGATGAAGTAGGATATGTGGCGATGCACTTTGGAGCGGCTTTAGAGAGAATGAAAGATGTCGCAAAAACATACAATATAATGGTGGTATGCGCCAGCGGAATAGGGACCTCAAGGATGCTCATGTCGAAACTTAAAATATTTCCCCAGATAAATGTTGTCGAGGTCGCGTCAAGCGTAAAGTTGAAAGATATTAAAGACAGAAAAGACATAGACCTTGTTGTATCCACAATACCCCTTGATATTGAAGATAAGAAAGTGGTAGTCGTAAATCCTTTGCTCTTGAAAGAAGACGTGGAAAAGTTAAAGGAAGCGTTGAATACCGATTTTATAATAGAGTACGAAACAAAGGCAAACGCTTTGAAGAATAAGAATTATCAAGAAAAAGCGTTGCATATAGCTAATTACGGAAAGAGGATTCTCGAGCTCTGTGATGCTCTGGTTTATGCCTCCGTGGAAGGCAGGAATTCTGACCGCATTATAGATAACATACTTGAAGTTTTACTGGTAAAAAAACTCATAAGACGAAATCAAACGGCCGGGATCAAAAAGCGGCTTTTAAATAGGGAAAGCCTCGGGAAAATAGTTTTACCGGGCAAAGGATTTGTAATATATCACTGCGCAATAGAGAATTTGGATTTTCCGCTGGTGGTTGTCGGAAGGGTAATCGATGAGTTTAAAATGGAAAATCTTGCTGGAGATTATGAAAAGATAAAGACGGCATTTTTGATGCTGGCGCCGCAGGAAGATCCTGAAAGTATCGAAGTTTTGGGGGATTTGAGCGCTTCTTTAATCGAAGATAGTAATTTCGTAGAAGACCTAAACAACGCAGCTTCTGAGGAAACAACCAGGCAAAAGGTTAAAGAAGTGTTAATGAAAAAATATTATGAAGAAATAAGAAGAGCGATTTTGTAG
- a CDS encoding protease complex subunit PrcB family protein has protein sequence MKTTKVIFINFLVLLMAVVLITGCRKEAQEPATVEPVMGDIKFEVIAENSVEFQELLKDETFRKWYDEKKKIEGFHAFDGKGKKYILVSAGEKPTGGYSVEVLSVTGRQDDLYLQGRVKAPAKDQMVTQVITYPSVLISVPVDERQVTGELKTEELKVEKPEEPQKPEGHKALKGEAVFLGQIDNNSIEVKEGDTFQVYRLSPDIKDRFDSFNLKENDRIQFMYYVNEHNQRVMTELKKMP, from the coding sequence ATGAAAACCACAAAGGTCATATTTATTAATTTCCTCGTGCTTCTGATGGCAGTCGTGCTCATCACCGGGTGCAGGAAAGAAGCTCAGGAGCCGGCGACGGTCGAGCCGGTAATGGGCGATATCAAGTTTGAGGTTATTGCCGAAAATTCGGTCGAATTCCAGGAACTTTTAAAGGATGAAACCTTCCGGAAGTGGTACGATGAAAAGAAGAAGATCGAAGGTTTTCACGCTTTCGACGGAAAGGGTAAAAAATACATACTGGTAAGCGCCGGTGAAAAGCCGACCGGTGGTTACAGCGTTGAAGTCCTTTCCGTTACCGGCAGGCAGGATGACCTCTACTTGCAGGGCCGGGTGAAAGCACCCGCCAAAGACCAGATGGTGACCCAGGTGATAACTTATCCGAGCGTCCTAATTAGCGTACCCGTGGACGAAAGGCAAGTAACCGGGGAATTAAAAACCGAGGAACTAAAAGTAGAAAAGCCTGAAGAACCCCAGAAGCCCGAGGGTCATAAAGCTTTAAAGGGTGAGGCGGTTTTTCTCGGCCAGATAGACAATAACTCCATCGAAGTCAAGGAAGGAGACACCTTCCAGGTATACAGGCTATCACCCGATATTAAGGACAGGTTTGACAGTTTTAACCTGAAAGAAAACGACCGGATCCAATTCATGTACTACGTCAATGAGCACAACCAGAGGGTGATGACCGAGCTGAAGAAGATGCCCTGA